A region of the Leptospira ryugenii genome:
CTGACCTCGGCTCACTATCCAAAAATGCCATGTCGCCAAAAAAATCCCCTTTGCCAAAGGTTGCTAAATGGTGGAAGCGGGTGGCATCTAAAGGAAGCAAAATTCTTATACTTCCTTTTCGAATGAAATACATCTGGTCCGATATATCATTCTTCTTAAACAATACTTCGTTTTCTTGAATTTTAAGTTCACTTGTAAAGGTTTCAAATTGATCGATCAAATCTTTTGGGAAAGGCAAAAAGAACTCAAACTGTCTCAAATGAAGATACGGGATACGTCGAATAGGTTCCAAATTTGATTCATGCAGAATTTCATCTTCCACAAATTCGATGGCTTCATCTAACTCTTCAAAAAATTTAAGATTAGGAGTTGAATTCGATAAGCCAAAACTCTCCAGGTAAACTTGTACATTCTGACCGGTTGATAATTTTTGCGGAACACTTGTCAAAATCAAAGTACCGCCAGCATTTGCAAGCCTCTGGTGGATTTGTTTGAGTAAGTTGACAGCAGTAAAATCCAAATTTAAGATACGCCGAAAATCAAAGATCATATTTCGCACTTTATTTAAATACGGTTCTACTAAACTAAGCAATTGATCAGTTGTACCAAAGAAGAGCTGTCCCTGAAGCTCAAAAATTATATTCTGATCTCCTTTTTTTAAAAGTTCATCCAATTCTGATGGCAATCTTCTTTTTTTGGAGAATTTTTGGTTTCCTAAGAATGACCTCCTAACAACAGAAGAACGAACTTGATCTCTCAAAAAGAGGAGTATCGCAAGGATTATCCCAACTCCAGCAGCTAAAAGCAAACTCGTACTCACAGCGGAAATGACCACACATAAGATCACAAAAAAATCAAATAGTGTTGCTTGGTTTCTTAGTAAACCAACACTTTTCCAATCAATCATCCGAAAACCAATTACGATCAATATCGAAGCTAGGGCTGAAACAGGTATCCAGGAGATTAAATTTGAAAAAAATAGAATAGAGACCAAGGAAAGAACTCCAACGAAGAAACCTGATAACTTTGACTTTGCTCCACTCGAAACGTTCACAAGCGATGCACCCAACGTGCCTGCACCTGCAATTCCACCAAACACTGAACTTACACAATTTCCCAAGCCTTGCCCGAGCAATTCTCGATTGGAATCATGTCTCTTTTCAGAGTATACATCCAGCACCAAACAGGTTTTTAAAGTATCGATGGACAAAAGAAATCCCAGTGTAATCGAAGGAATGAAGAGCGTACGCCAAGAGGAGGCATTGATTAAGTTCAAATTTGTAAGATTTGCAGCAATCTGTGAATGTAGACCCTCACCTTCTGGCATAATGGGTCCAACTACGTAATGGTTATTTTCTAAAGTACGCAATTCGACATAGAACAAACTCAGAGTCCAATAGGTAACTACACCAACTATCAATGAAAAAATTGTCGGTGGTATTTTTTTAAAGAACTTAGGAGCTAATACCATCGAGACTACTGTTACCAGACCAATCAGCGGCGAGATAGGGCTACGGTGTAGAGATTGCAAATCACCTAACAGAGAACCTTCGGAAGAGATAGCCAAAACCCTAGGCAACTGACTCAAAATGAGTAAGAGTCCCAAGCCACTTAAATAACCAGCCACAACAGGATAAGGGATGTATTTGATGAGCCTACCGCCACCTAAAAGTCCTAATATGATTTGGAAGAGACCTGCAATTAGAACCGCAATGCCTACAAGAATAGGAATTTGTTGGTAGGAAAAACTCCCTCGGCGTACCTCTTCTAACACAAAGACAGAGAGAACTGCCGCGGCCGGAGCACAAGGAGCTGAGATGAGACGTGGTGTTCCGCCAGCCAAAGGTGAAACGAGACCAATGAGAATGGTTCCCAAAATGCCTGAGAGGGCTGCAAAACCTGCATAAGACTCTCCTAAAGGGCTATAAACACTCAAACCGAAGGCAATGGCGGAAGGGAGTGCAACAAACATGGCGGCCATACCCGCGAGCAAATCTGACTGAAATTTTGAAAATTTTATATTCAATGAGGGAACCGAATCGCTATTGTAAAAAGAGTTTTTTTTAGGAGATTAAAATGCAAATCAATATTGGGATTCCCGAAGCAGAACGTAGCTCAATTTCGGAAGCATTGAAAAAATTATTAGCTGATACCTATACTCTCTACCAAAAAACCCATAGCTACCATTGGAATGTGACAGGACCGATGTTTCAAACCTTACACGTGTTATTTATGACACAGTATACTGAACTTTGGAATGCAATCGACCCAATTGCAGAGAGGATTCGTTCATTGGGTTATTATGCTCCAGTCGGTGCTTGGGAATTTGCAAAGTATACTAGTATCGTCGAAGACAAAACTGTCCCCAAAGCAACAGAGATGATCAAAAATCTTGTCGAAGGGAACGAGGCCGTGATCCGAACTGCGCGGGCAGCCTATGAACCAGCAGAAAAAGGAAATGACCAAGCAACTCTAGATTTATTGACACAAAGGTTAGATATTCATGAAAAGACAGCTTGGATGTTAAGATCCTTGCTTAGTGAGTGATTTAGAAAGTTACAAACGATTATAGAAAGAATCCAGATGTGCGAGAAAATTTGTTGCATGCGTAAAATGGATAAAATGTCCGCCTTCTGGAATTGTCTCTAATCGAGCATTTGGAAATAAGTTTCCGATTAGCTTGCGATCGCTCTCCGTTATGTATTCTGAACTTCCACCCAATAAAAATAGAGATTTAGTTTGAGATGGGCTAACGTTTTCAAATTGCTCCAAAAAAACTCGGTCCGATTTTCCTATCCCGTTAACATTTAATTTCCAAACGTACTTTCCGTCTAGAGTTCTCTCTAAATTCATTTGTAGGAATTGCCGTATAAAAGAGTCTGGAACATATTCTTTCATTTTTTCATCAATCTCTGCCCTCGATCGAAACAAACTCAAGTCGAACGACATAGAAGCAATTTCATTCTCATAGATAAAAGGATAGTTTCTTGGAGCAATGTCCTGTATAACTAGAGATTTCAACAAGTTTTGATGATGCAAATCAAAGTACATGGCAACAAGCCCACCCATAGAGTGACCAAGAATGTGTAGATTTGTGAGCTTATGTGTCTGAATAAACTCCTCCACATCCTTTGCCATCTCAGGTATGGTATGAATGTTTGAATGCGGAGAGTCACCATGATTTCTAAGATCCAAAGAGTAGACATTAAAGTAGCGCGAAAGATGCTTTGAAACGCTAACCCAGTTTTTGCTTGAACCGAATAATCCATGCAATAGTAAGATCGAATCTAATGAATTGGATTTGTCTAAGCATTGATAAAATTTAAAATTTAGTTCCATAAATATTCTATTTCAAACACTCGGCTCTTAATTTCTCTGCATAGACGGAAAGAATCTTCCTCCTTTTGGCTGAAAAACTAGATACATACTTGGAGAGGCTCTCGATTTCTGATTTTAGGAATTTTGAAATTGGGGGAAAGCAAGGAATAGAATCAGAATCGTTTGTTAAGTAAGAAAGCCTTTTGTTCACGTCACGAAAATAAATCTCGGCATAATTTCCACTTGGGAATTGAGAAAGATACCTAAGTTTTGTTAGACGGATTTGTTCCAGTTCGCAGGCAAGGTCTTTCTCTGGACATTTCCGTACTGGCAGAGATTCAGATGCCATATAGGCAATGTAATCAGCATGTTTTGATCTCGGGCTGAAGTCCAAAATTTTCCAGAAGTATTCGGGATCAACATAGTACTTCTTTTCAACTTCGTCGTACAGGATTTTACTTTGGTGAACTTTTAAGAAATCATACCATTCAGTGGATTGGTTCGGACCAAGGGAAAGAGCATTTGCCTTGTCCAGAGTAACCTTCAGTGCAAACCCAACTTTTGTTTTTAATAAATTAAAATCATCACCTACAAATTCGCCAGCTGATGACCTTGCCTGGAGCGCATTTGTAATTTTCATGGATTCAGCGAGACTGATTTGGCTATTCTTCAAAGCTTTATCGCATTCAAAAATGAGTTCTCTAAAAAAAGATTTTGAAGGCACTAGTCTTACGGCTGTTCGCGGAACAAATCCAATCATTCCGTCTTTTGTTTTAATAGGAAGCCAAATATCGTCAAGTGGTTCCATACTCTTTTCATCGAGAGAAATCATTTCCGCAAAATTAAGTAAGCGTAGTACGTCACTCTTTCTATCGGGAAAAAGATATAGCTTTACATCGAATTGATTTAGGATGGGAAGTTTACCCTTTGCCTCTGTGATAACTTGATTAGGACTCTTTCTAATTTTTGGAGGCAGTAAAGCTTTTGGTTCGGAAAATAAAGAAATGGAGTAAAATAGTATGAACAGAAATAAATAAGAATACTTACGTCTGTTCATATCAATTTATTGTAGATCTAGAACCATTTTTTTGATTCTTTCTATGCCCTTCTCAATGTCTTTTTCACCCAAGGCATAGGAAAGCCGAATGGCCTGGTCGTCGCCAAAAGCAGAACCTGGAACAGCTGCTACTTGGTATTGGTCCAAAAGGATTTCACAAAAGAGTTTTGAATTTGAGGATTCACCTTTGGATTGTTTTAATTTTTGGAAGGCACTCAAAGAAAACACCTGCGTTAAATACGGGAATGCATAAAACGCCCCTTCGGGCATTCTGCAATCAATGCCAGGGATTTGATTTAGCAAACCAACTATCAACTTTCGCCTTACATCAAATGCCTGTCGCATTGTTTCCACAGGCGATTGGTCACCTAGCAAAGCCGCTTCGGCAGCCGCCTGAGCGATGGAAGATGCATTTGAGGTAGATTGGCCTTGCATTGTATCCATATTTTTGACTATTTCTGCATTGCCAGCACCGTAACCTATCCTCCAGCCGGTCATGGAGTAAGCTTTCGACACTCCATTGACAACAAAAGTTTTTTCTTTCATTTTTGTGGAAATCATCGCTGGATTCACAAATTCCAGACCATCATAAATAATTTTTTCATAGATATCGTCTGAAAGCACAATGATATCCTTTGGCTCCAAAACACTTACCAATGATTCTACCTCTTTACGAGTATATGCAGAGCCAGTTGGATTTGAAGGTGAATTAAAGATAAACACTTTGGTTTTATTTGTGATGTGTTTACTTAATTGCTCTGCATTGATTTTGAAACCAGAACTAATATCGGTAGGAACAATCACTGGGATACCTTCTGCAAGCCGTACAATATCCGCATAACTTACCCAGTAGGGCGCAGGAATGATGACTTCATCGCCTGGATTTAATACTGCCATGAAGAAGTTATACAGAACCTGTTTTCCGCCAGTTCCAACAATGATCTGATTTCTTTCGTATTTTAATCCATTGTCACGTTGTAATTTATGGATGATCGCATCACGAAGGCTAACTGTTCCGCTTACAGGCGTATATTTTGTTTTACCAGCATCGATTGCTTTCTTTGCTGCCTCTTTGATGTGCTCAGGTGTGTCAAAATCTGGCTCACCTGCACCAAAGCCGACAACATCTATGCCATTGGCTTTTAATTGGTTTGCCTTAGCAGTGATTGCTAAAGTCGGAGATGGTTCGACGACATCCAAACGTTTTGCAACGAGTTTCATTCTTTCCTCTATCATTTTAATGCTTCTTCCGGTACAGTCTCTTTGAACTGATCTAGAGTATAAATTTCGTATTCATATCCTTGTTCTGTTAAGAACAATTGACGGTTTTGACCGAATCTTTCTTCGTTGGTATCCCTTGAAATCAAAGAGTAGAAGATAGCTGTGTTGTCATTTGACTTCGGCCGCAAAATACGACCAAGTCGCTGTGCCTCTTCCTGTCGACTTCCAAAGGTTCCAGAAACCTGAATTGCAATGTTAGCATCAGGTAAATCGATGGAAAAGTTTGCCACCTTGGAAACCACCAATTGTTTGATCTGGCCTGAACGAAATGCTTGGTAGAGCTCCTGTCTCTCTGGAAGAGGAGTCTTTCCTGTAATCAAAGGAATTTTGAATTTCTGAGAAATCTCTTCCAATTGATTGATGTATTGCCCAATCACCAAGATATTGTTAGATGCATGTTTTTTGAGTATGTAATCAATAGCCCTTAACTTTTCGGGATTTTCGGAAGCCAAGCGGAATTTCTCTCTGTCATCGGCGACCGAATATCGCATACGTAAATCATCTTCCATAGGAACACGTATCTCTACGCAGTTGGCTTCCGCGATCCAGGATTTTGCCTCTAGTTCCTTCCAAGGCACATCATATTTTTTGGGTCCAATCAAAGAAAATACGTCCTCTTCCAAACCATCTTCTCTGACGAGTGTGGCTGTTAAACCTAATCTACGTTTTGCTTGCAATTCACTAGTCATTCGAAACACAGGGGCTGGAAGGAGGTGCACCTCATCGTAGACTATCAATCCCCAATTGTTCGCACTAAAGATATGGAAATGAGTGAAGTCACCACCCTTTTTCTTTCTATGAGTGAGGATATTGTATGTCGCAATGGTGATGGGTTTAATTTCTTTTAACTCACCGGAATATTCACCTATGTCTGATTCAGGTATATCCGTTTTGTCCAAGATTTCATTTCTCCATTGGCGAATGGAAAGAGTATTTGTAACTAGAATTAGAGTTTCTGCTCCAACGATCTGCATCACTCCCATTCCCACGATGGTCTTTCCCGCACCACAAGGAAGGACTACAACTCCAGATCCACCCTCATTACGGCCACCAGCATGAAATGCTTCAACAGAGGCTCTTTGGTAATCACGCATTCCAAATTTAATCCCTCCTTTAGTAACAGGTCTTAGGTTGAATGGGTATTTATTCCCTTCATCGTAACCTGCCAAATCTTCAACTGGAAACCCAATCTTGATCAATGCTTGTTTGATGTGACCACGGTATTCTTTTTTGATACGGATTTTGTCGCCTTCCATTCCGTCGACAAAGGGCTGCACAGCTCGGTTATTTGCAATCTCAGTAATGAAGCCAGCTTCGTTTGAAATGATATAAAGCTCACCTGACTCTTCTTTTACCAATTTTACTTTTCCGTATCTAGAAATTTGCTCTCTAACCTCATTGATCACGTTTTTGGGAACGGAATAGCGGGCAAACTGAACTAAACCATCTATGATTTCATCGGCCGTCATTTTAATGGAGGCTGCATTCCAAAGCGAGAGAGGAGAAATACGATACGTATGCATATACTCTGGGCTTTTTTCGAGTTCTGCAAATTTAGAAATTAAATCACGACATGCTTCAAACTCAGGGTTGTCTACCTCGAGTAACATGGTTTTATCACTTTGGACTGTGAGTGGTTTGGCCATAAAAAATACCTCTCAAAAACCAGGCTGAAAAGCAAAAGTCACCTGTCAAGCCCTTTCCCTTTAGAAGCCTTTCGAGCACTAAAATACGGTTTTTTCAGGAATTTTTTCTAAAAATCACATATAAAGAAGGGGAACCTCGCTTAACACAAGTTAGTATCCCTCTTCCATTTCTATAAAATTTGGTTGACATTTGAAAAAAGCATATTCGGAAGGCCTAACAGGGCTTACGTTTCTTTTGGCTCAGCCAAATTCACTTTGCTACACTTAATTTTCTCTCTTCCCTTAAGGAAAGAAAAGTATATATAATATCTTTTGCGCTTTGTTGGAAATGTTTAGGATCTGAAAAATACCTTCTGTATTCTCTAGCTCCATCTACACCCTGGTACAAACCAAGTATGTGTTTCAATATGTGATGTGCTTTAGTACCTCTTTCCATTTCTGATTCTAAATAAGGGATCAATTGCAAGAGGATTTCCTCTCTTGGTAGACTTGAAGGTATCTCGCCATAAAAATCACAATCAGCATTCAAAAATTGATACGGATTTTCATAGGCTGCCCGCCCTATCATTACACCATCTACATACTTTAGATGGAATTTTGCAGAATCAAAGTTTAGAATGCCACCATTGATGACAATAGGAAGCTCTGGAAAATAATCTTTCAGTTTATACACATCATCATAGCGAAGAGGCGGAACAGTGCGATTCAATGCAGGAGATAAACCTTTGAGGATAGCAATTCTTGCATGTACTATGATACGATCGACTCCTGCCTCTTTGATCTCTCTGACAAATTCGAACAGATCATCAAAACTTTCTCTTCCATCGATACCGATTCTATGCTTCACAGTGACCGGTACCTTTACTTTCGTTTTGACCATAGATACCATCTTTGCGACTAATTTGGGCTCCTTCATCAAACAGGCCCCAAAGGCACCACTCTGGACTCGGTCAGAGGGACAACCAACGTTCAAATTAATTTCGTCATATCCAAAGGATTCACCTATAATGGCCGCCTCTGCCAATAAGTTTGGATCATCACCTCCTAGTTGTAAGGCGATCGGATGCTCAATTTTATCATATTCTAAAAATCGACTAGGATTTGCACTTTTTAGGATGGCTCCCGTTGTAACCATCTCAGTATATAAATATGTTTTTTTGCTCAGGAGACGAAAAAAGTAACGAAAGTGCCGGTCTGTCCAATCCATCATCGGAGCAAGAGAAAGAGTCCACTCTGCAATTGATGGATTGTGATTCATGGCAACTTAGGCCTCCTGTGTTTGCTCCTCTCGAGATGCCAGTGTGAGAACAGAGGCAATGTCTGTCGGCACACCTCTTTGAATCTCTTCTGAGGCTATGACAGCAAAGTTTCTAGGTGGTAGATCTTTGGCGATCAGAAAAGCAAAGGGTTGTCTAAGGGTTCGCGAAATCACAAATATCAAAAATCTACCTGCTTCTGCTGCTTTTTGCAGTTCTGCAAAAACAGACTCCATGAGGCGGATGCGGAATTCGTGCGGGAGTACGATGACTGATCCTCCATCCATTTGGTCTTGCACTAAACTTCGCTGCAATCGATCTACTATCCTTGGATCGATTGTGACTACATGTAATTTTCCATCTGCGGAGAGAAAATCATTTATGATTTGGCGGGAGATTGCCTGTCTTACTGCTTCTGAAAGTAAAATGGAATCTCCACCCACCTTATTAATATTATTTGCAATTGCTTCCATGATTTTGGGTAGATTTTTAATCGATAGCCCCTCCGCCAAAAGATTTTGTAAGGTCTGCTGGATAATACCGAGTCTTCCTTGTTTATCATATTCAAGCTCCTGCACCAATGTCGGATGAGTCTGACGTAAATGCTCTAAAAGAGCTTTTACTTCTTCTCTACCTAATAGTTGAGAGGCATATGTGGAGATTAATTCTTTCAAATGTGTAATGATAACAGTGGATGGATCGACAACCGTATAACCTTTGTTTTCTACCTCAGGCCGTGTCATGGGATCAATCCAAATTGCTTTCATTCCGAAAGCTGGTTCTAAGAAATTTTCTCCAACAATTGGTTCTAGATCCCTTTGTGAGTTGTTCATCGCCATCAGACGATCTGCTTTGATAACTGCTTGTCCTACAACAACACCATTGATTCGAATTGTATAATTATCATGGGGAATCTCCAGATTATCCACGATACGTATAGCAGGAATCACCAAACCGAAGTCAGTGGCAAATTTCTTTCGAGTATTGGCAATCTGTTCAAGTAAATGTCCTCCCGCAGATGCATCCACCAATGGCAAAAGATCTCGTCCTAACTCCACTTGAATGGCTTCAACTGTGATCTCCTTAATATAATTCTCAGGTTTTTTCTCAGTTACTTTTTCTTGTGAGACTGTTTCAATCTTTTTGATCTCTTCTTTTGCTACTTGTTCAATAGAATATCCTAAATATCCTACGCCCGCAGATAAAAGAATGAGTGAAATAAATGGTAAACCTGGAATCAAACTTGCAAGACCGAGAGCGCCAGCAACAACATAGAGTGACTTTGCGTTACCAAAGAGTTGTGTTTTGATCTCTGTGGTTAATTTTTTTTCTGAGCTAGAACGAGTTACAATTATACCTGTAGCTGTAGTGGATAGGAGCCCTGGAATTTGAGAAACAAGACCATCACCTATTGTAAATCGACCATAGGTTTCTATTGCGGCTAAAAAACTTTCACCTCGAATTGTAGAACCAATGATCACGCCTCCAATCAAATTGATGGCCGTAATGATAAGACCTGCCCTTACATCTCCTTGTACAAATTTGGAAGCACCATCCATAGCCCCATAAAAATTTACTTCTCTCTGTAATTTCTCTCGTTTGAATTTCGCTTCTTGTTCGGTAATTGCTCCACTATTCAATTCCATATCGATCGACATTTGTTTCTGAGGTAATCCATCCAATGTGAACCTAGCTGCCACTTCGGAGATTCTAGTTGCACCTCGGGTAATTACAACAACCTGTACGATAGTCAAAATGATAAAGATAATGAGTCCGACTACATACTTTCCTAATCCTGCCTCTCCTCCCACGACAAATGTTCCAAATGCTTCGATTACATTTGAATTCATTGCTGGACCTTTAGAGAGAATCTGTCTTGTCGTCGATACGTTTAAGGCTAACCGATATAAGGTTGTAATTAACAGTAAACTAGGGAAGATAGAAAATTCGCTTGGATCTGTTGCGGATAAAGCCGTCAACAAGATCAATAGTCCTAAGCCGATACTCAGAACTAGTAAAATGTCCAGTATAAACCCAGGCAGTGGAACGATTAACATTCCTAAAATGACGAGAACACCGATTCCTAAAATTAAATCTGATTGTTTAAGGAGGTCTCTGATATTCATTATGTCCTACCTATTTTTCGTTTAAATTTTTCAAGAGTAAATAGAATGTTCGCCACAGCTTGGAATAGTTCATTTGGAATCTCTTTGCCGACATCCACTTGGTGGTATAAAAAACGGGCATTAGCTGGACTTTCTACAATGGGAACATCATTTTCCCTGGCTATCCTTCTGATTTCGAGTGCGAGTCGATTTTCCCCTTTTGCTATGACTCTAGGGGCTGCATCTCCTAATTCATACAAAAGAGCTACCGAGTAATGTGTTGGATTGGTGATGACAACATCTGCTTTTGGCACTTCACGAAGCATATTGCCCTGCATCATATCTCTTGCCAGCTGCATCCGTCTGTTTTTTAAGATTGGATCTCCACCATCATCTTTTGCTTCTCGCTTCGCTTCACTTGGCGTTTGCTTCAAAGACTCTTCAAATTCAAATTTTTGAAAAAAGAAATCACTAACTGCGATCGCCAATAGTAGAATGCCTGCGGTCATCATGATTTTAAATCCAGAATAGGAAATAAGAGTGATGGATTCTAAAATACCCATATTTCCAGTGAGTAGGATTTTTAAAAAGTCGCCCGCAATCAAAATATAACTAATAAAACCAATCAAAATCACCTTTGCTAAGGACTTTGCTAAATTAAACATTGTTTGGCGATTAGGCAAAATACGATTAAAGTTTGGTGTAACTCTATCAAACCGAAATGCCAATGCTCTAGGGGTAAATAAAAATCCTACTTGTACAACATTTCCTACGATGGCAAATAAAACAGTAACTGCCAAGATTGGCCAAATTAATCCTAAAAAATCCGAGGCAACCATGCCTAGCATCACTCGAAATTCCTCAGCTCCGAACCTATCGAGCGAAACACCCATCGCCATATACTTTTTAATAAATTTTGCAGTATCTTTAATAAATTTTTCACCAAATAGAAAAATTACAGCAGTCCCACCTAATAATACTAATGTGGAGGCAACCTCTTGAGACTTTGGTACATTTCCTTTCTCCCTTTCTTCTCTCCTTCTTCTTTCACTGGGAGGCTCAGTTCTACCTTCATCAGCAGCAGCAAATAGCTGGAGATTAATTTGGAAATATGGATCAAGTTTCAAAAGTTCCTGATTCATTATCTGGGCCACTCCCGGATGAGAATTGTGACCTTATCAAGTGATAATTGAATACCTTGCGTCATTTGCGAACTGATGAATGTTAATGTAGCTATAAGGGTAAGTGTACCAATAAATACTTTTAAAGGGAAAGACATAGACATCACATTCATTTGTTGTGCCGCCTTACCCATAAGTCCTTCTGCCAAACTCACTAAAAATAGTATTCCCATCACAGGTAGGGCAATTTTAAATGCCACGACAAACATGGCTCCTATTGTATCTTGGAACAGGTTGAGCAAACCGAGGTTAACTTGTTTTGTAAATTGTAGTATTTGAATCTTTTCAAAAGAATAAGCCAGGGTTTCGATCATCATTCGGTGTGCACCAATGACTAAAAAAATCGCAGTCGCCA
Encoded here:
- a CDS encoding SulP family inorganic anion transporter gives rise to the protein MNIKFSKFQSDLLAGMAAMFVALPSAIAFGLSVYSPLGESYAGFAALSGILGTILIGLVSPLAGGTPRLISAPCAPAAAVLSVFVLEEVRRGSFSYQQIPILVGIAVLIAGLFQIILGLLGGGRLIKYIPYPVVAGYLSGLGLLLILSQLPRVLAISSEGSLLGDLQSLHRSPISPLIGLVTVVSMVLAPKFFKKIPPTIFSLIVGVVTYWTLSLFYVELRTLENNHYVVGPIMPEGEGLHSQIAANLTNLNLINASSWRTLFIPSITLGFLLSIDTLKTCLVLDVYSEKRHDSNRELLGQGLGNCVSSVFGGIAGAGTLGASLVNVSSGAKSKLSGFFVGVLSLVSILFFSNLISWIPVSALASILIVIGFRMIDWKSVGLLRNQATLFDFFVILCVVISAVSTSLLLAAGVGIILAILLFLRDQVRSSVVRRSFLGNQKFSKKRRLPSELDELLKKGDQNIIFELQGQLFFGTTDQLLSLVEPYLNKVRNMIFDFRRILNLDFTAVNLLKQIHQRLANAGGTLILTSVPQKLSTGQNVQVYLESFGLSNSTPNLKFFEELDEAIEFVEDEILHESNLEPIRRIPYLHLRQFEFFLPFPKDLIDQFETFTSELKIQENEVLFKKNDISDQMYFIRKGSIRILLPLDATRFHHLATFGKGDFFGDMAFLDSEPRSADAIALEETMLYVVSRAKFDEFVHSHPKFGYLFFESLSYILSQRLRLNHLELSALQEN
- a CDS encoding Dps family protein, giving the protein MQINIGIPEAERSSISEALKKLLADTYTLYQKTHSYHWNVTGPMFQTLHVLFMTQYTELWNAIDPIAERIRSLGYYAPVGAWEFAKYTSIVEDKTVPKATEMIKNLVEGNEAVIRTARAAYEPAEKGNDQATLDLLTQRLDIHEKTAWMLRSLLSE
- a CDS encoding alpha/beta fold hydrolase; the protein is MELNFKFYQCLDKSNSLDSILLLHGLFGSSKNWVSVSKHLSRYFNVYSLDLRNHGDSPHSNIHTIPEMAKDVEEFIQTHKLTNLHILGHSMGGLVAMYFDLHHQNLLKSLVIQDIAPRNYPFIYENEIASMSFDLSLFRSRAEIDEKMKEYVPDSFIRQFLQMNLERTLDGKYVWKLNVNGIGKSDRVFLEQFENVSPSQTKSLFLLGGSSEYITESDRKLIGNLFPNARLETIPEGGHFIHFTHATNFLAHLDSFYNRL
- a CDS encoding SH3 domain-containing protein, translating into MNRRKYSYLFLFILFYSISLFSEPKALLPPKIRKSPNQVITEAKGKLPILNQFDVKLYLFPDRKSDVLRLLNFAEMISLDEKSMEPLDDIWLPIKTKDGMIGFVPRTAVRLVPSKSFFRELIFECDKALKNSQISLAESMKITNALQARSSAGEFVGDDFNLLKTKVGFALKVTLDKANALSLGPNQSTEWYDFLKVHQSKILYDEVEKKYYVDPEYFWKILDFSPRSKHADYIAYMASESLPVRKCPEKDLACELEQIRLTKLRYLSQFPSGNYAEIYFRDVNKRLSYLTNDSDSIPCFPPISKFLKSEIESLSKYVSSFSAKRRKILSVYAEKLRAECLK
- a CDS encoding pyridoxal phosphate-dependent aminotransferase, whose translation is MKLVAKRLDVVEPSPTLAITAKANQLKANGIDVVGFGAGEPDFDTPEHIKEAAKKAIDAGKTKYTPVSGTVSLRDAIIHKLQRDNGLKYERNQIIVGTGGKQVLYNFFMAVLNPGDEVIIPAPYWVSYADIVRLAEGIPVIVPTDISSGFKINAEQLSKHITNKTKVFIFNSPSNPTGSAYTRKEVESLVSVLEPKDIIVLSDDIYEKIIYDGLEFVNPAMISTKMKEKTFVVNGVSKAYSMTGWRIGYGAGNAEIVKNMDTMQGQSTSNASSIAQAAAEAALLGDQSPVETMRQAFDVRRKLIVGLLNQIPGIDCRMPEGAFYAFPYLTQVFSLSAFQKLKQSKGESSNSKLFCEILLDQYQVAAVPGSAFGDDQAIRLSYALGEKDIEKGIERIKKMVLDLQ
- a CDS encoding DNA repair helicase XPB; protein product: MAKPLTVQSDKTMLLEVDNPEFEACRDLISKFAELEKSPEYMHTYRISPLSLWNAASIKMTADEIIDGLVQFARYSVPKNVINEVREQISRYGKVKLVKEESGELYIISNEAGFITEIANNRAVQPFVDGMEGDKIRIKKEYRGHIKQALIKIGFPVEDLAGYDEGNKYPFNLRPVTKGGIKFGMRDYQRASVEAFHAGGRNEGGSGVVVLPCGAGKTIVGMGVMQIVGAETLILVTNTLSIRQWRNEILDKTDIPESDIGEYSGELKEIKPITIATYNILTHRKKKGGDFTHFHIFSANNWGLIVYDEVHLLPAPVFRMTSELQAKRRLGLTATLVREDGLEEDVFSLIGPKKYDVPWKELEAKSWIAEANCVEIRVPMEDDLRMRYSVADDREKFRLASENPEKLRAIDYILKKHASNNILVIGQYINQLEEISQKFKIPLITGKTPLPERQELYQAFRSGQIKQLVVSKVANFSIDLPDANIAIQVSGTFGSRQEEAQRLGRILRPKSNDNTAIFYSLISRDTNEERFGQNRQLFLTEQGYEYEIYTLDQFKETVPEEALK
- the dusA gene encoding tRNA dihydrouridine(20/20a) synthase DusA; its protein translation is MNHNPSIAEWTLSLAPMMDWTDRHFRYFFRLLSKKTYLYTEMVTTGAILKSANPSRFLEYDKIEHPIALQLGGDDPNLLAEAAIIGESFGYDEINLNVGCPSDRVQSGAFGACLMKEPKLVAKMVSMVKTKVKVPVTVKHRIGIDGRESFDDLFEFVREIKEAGVDRIIVHARIAILKGLSPALNRTVPPLRYDDVYKLKDYFPELPIVINGGILNFDSAKFHLKYVDGVMIGRAAYENPYQFLNADCDFYGEIPSSLPREEILLQLIPYLESEMERGTKAHHILKHILGLYQGVDGAREYRRYFSDPKHFQQSAKDIIYTFLSLREERKLSVAK